One genomic window of Staphylococcus hsinchuensis includes the following:
- a CDS encoding tetronasin resistance protein: MKERFNGSHMLLLQYLKRDWKKLLLWILCVTLFSVGFIPSFKEMSEDKALLGLYETFQNPAMISMVGPTPINSGSDYTLGALYAQEMLLFCALLALILSVLHVVGHTRKEEESGLTELVRSYQIGRQANSLAVIVEMLVVNVLIALLSTLIIVSYQMDTISVKGAIIFGITIGMAGMFGTSIALVMAQLMPTSSSANGLSLGIIGILYIIRAGTDVSNKDYSMINPLGWAYLTYPFTDNNWSPIIYNLILCILLIFIAMMLENSRDMGSSFIPERKGKAHASKFLISIPGIFFKITKGLIFWWLLTFILMGAAYGSIYGDMQDFLENNKMMQQMFASKDHSLEVSFTSTIMVVLISLVTILPMILVNKLYSEEKQLHFTQIYATHVSRSKVYWTGIITAILSGLLGIVVTTLGLGLVAQASMKHNSDLALMDFITAGYNDLPFVVLFIGITALALGWAPKFGKYAYAYLIYTFVIDYFGNLLDFPEWLEHTSVLNLLPQMPKDEFEVMPFTIIMIISIVLIVLGYIGYRRRDLIG, translated from the coding sequence ATGAAAGAAAGATTTAATGGTTCGCACATGTTGTTATTGCAATATCTTAAACGCGATTGGAAGAAATTATTATTATGGATTTTATGTGTTACATTATTTTCAGTAGGTTTTATACCGTCTTTTAAAGAAATGAGTGAAGACAAAGCTTTACTAGGTTTATATGAAACATTTCAAAATCCTGCTATGATTTCAATGGTCGGTCCCACGCCTATAAATTCAGGTTCAGATTATACTTTAGGGGCATTATACGCACAAGAAATGCTATTATTTTGTGCGTTATTAGCATTGATATTATCTGTCTTACATGTGGTTGGACATACACGTAAGGAAGAAGAGTCGGGACTTACGGAATTGGTTCGATCATATCAAATAGGACGACAAGCTAATTCACTTGCAGTCATCGTTGAAATGCTAGTTGTTAATGTGTTGATAGCATTACTAAGTACTTTGATAATAGTAAGTTATCAGATGGATACAATTTCTGTTAAAGGTGCAATAATTTTTGGGATAACAATCGGAATGGCAGGTATGTTTGGGACAAGTATTGCGCTAGTCATGGCCCAATTAATGCCAACATCATCCTCCGCCAATGGATTATCACTTGGTATCATTGGCATATTATATATTATCCGAGCAGGGACAGACGTTTCGAATAAAGATTATTCAATGATTAATCCACTAGGGTGGGCATACCTCACTTATCCGTTTACAGATAACAACTGGTCACCAATCATTTATAATTTGATACTTTGTATCCTCTTAATATTCATTGCAATGATGTTAGAAAATTCACGAGACATGGGTTCGAGCTTTATTCCTGAACGTAAAGGGAAAGCACATGCCTCTAAATTTCTCATTTCTATTCCTGGTATATTTTTCAAAATAACTAAAGGGCTAATCTTTTGGTGGCTTCTCACATTTATATTGATGGGAGCTGCTTATGGTTCAATTTATGGAGATATGCAAGATTTCTTAGAGAATAATAAAATGATGCAACAAATGTTTGCATCAAAAGATCATTCACTAGAGGTATCATTTACGAGTACGATTATGGTGGTCTTAATTAGTTTAGTGACGATATTACCTATGATATTAGTAAATAAATTATATTCTGAAGAAAAGCAATTACACTTTACTCAAATCTATGCAACACATGTGTCGCGAAGTAAAGTTTATTGGACAGGTATCATCACAGCTATTCTAAGTGGTTTGCTAGGTATAGTTGTGACAACATTAGGTTTAGGTCTTGTAGCACAAGCATCGATGAAACATAACAGTGACTTAGCATTAATGGACTTTATTACGGCAGGCTATAATGATTTGCCATTTGTAGTATTATTTATCGGAATAACTGCACTAGCACTTGGGTGGGCGCCGAAATTCGGTAAATACGCTTATGCTTATTTAATCTATACGTTCGTTATTGATTACTTCGGTAACCTATTAGACTTCCCTGAATGGCTGGAGCATACTTCAGTGCTCAACTTGCTGCCACAGATGCCTAAAGATGAGTTTGAGGTCATGCCTTTTACAATCATTATGATAATAAGCATTGTCTTAATAGTGTTAGGATATATTGGATATAGAAGAAGAGACTTAATAGGTTGA
- a CDS encoding rhodanese-related sulfurtransferase yields the protein MDYRVLLYYKYTTIDDPDTFAMEHLDFCKSLDLKGRILVSTEGINGTVSGTVEATDQYMEQLKSDARFADITFKIDKAEGHAFKKMHVRPRQEIVASGLDNDVDPTDETGKYLSPKEFKSALESEDTIVIDARNDYEYDLGHFRGAVRPDIRRFRDLPEWIKENKDQFMDKKIVTYCTGGIRCEKFSAFLLKEGFEDVSQLEGGIATYGKDPETQGDLWDGKMYVFDERISVDVNNVEKTVVGKDWFDGTPCERYINCSNPECNKQILSSEENEHRHLGACSYECAINERNRYIKKHDLSEAEIEQRLENFKTPINQ from the coding sequence ATGGATTATAGAGTATTGCTATATTATAAATATACAACAATTGATGACCCAGATACATTCGCAATGGAACATTTAGATTTCTGTAAAAGTTTAGACCTAAAAGGACGTATCTTAGTATCAACAGAAGGTATTAACGGTACTGTATCAGGTACAGTTGAGGCTACAGATCAATATATGGAACAATTAAAATCTGACGCACGTTTCGCTGATATCACATTTAAAATTGATAAAGCAGAAGGTCATGCATTCAAGAAGATGCACGTACGTCCACGCCAAGAAATCGTAGCTTCTGGCTTAGATAATGATGTGGATCCAACTGACGAAACAGGTAAATATCTTTCACCTAAAGAATTTAAATCTGCATTAGAATCAGAAGATACAATCGTTATCGATGCCCGTAATGATTATGAATATGACCTCGGACATTTCCGTGGGGCAGTTCGTCCTGATATTAGACGTTTCCGAGACTTACCTGAGTGGATTAAAGAGAATAAAGATCAATTCATGGATAAGAAGATCGTCACATATTGTACTGGTGGCATTCGCTGTGAAAAATTCTCAGCATTCTTATTGAAAGAAGGATTCGAAGACGTAAGCCAACTTGAAGGTGGCATCGCAACTTATGGTAAAGACCCTGAAACACAAGGTGATTTATGGGACGGTAAGATGTATGTCTTCGATGAACGCATTAGTGTCGACGTCAATAACGTTGAGAAGACAGTAGTCGGTAAAGATTGGTTCGACGGCACGCCATGTGAACGTTACATTAACTGTAGTAACCCTGAATGTAATAAACAAATCCTTTCATCTGAAGAGAATGAACACCGTCATTTAGGTGCTTGCTCGTATGAATGTGCAATCAATGAACGTAACCGTTATATTAAAAAGCATGATTTAAGCGAAGCAGAAATTGAGCAACGTTTAGAAAATTTCAAAACACCAATAAATCAATAA
- a CDS encoding TetR/AcrR family transcriptional regulator, which translates to MTHSKFENLTTTKKTIIINAAIKTFEKNGFDKASTNEIVKQANISKGSLFNYFNNKKDLFLYLIDYSVQILEEMYEKIDLNETDLFKRIENVGFQKLKVQKTHPEIFDFLKSTVNETSIEVKPMIESKLSTLYEHGMQKIYSNIDYSKFRDDIDIEKATEILNWTMLGSGDKAMQQIETFEDISQFGDQYLKEWNAYAQILKRAFYK; encoded by the coding sequence ATGACTCATTCAAAATTCGAAAATTTAACTACCACTAAAAAAACAATAATTATTAACGCCGCTATTAAAACGTTCGAAAAGAACGGGTTTGATAAAGCGTCGACAAATGAAATCGTAAAACAGGCCAACATTTCAAAAGGTTCTTTGTTCAATTACTTTAATAATAAAAAAGACCTATTTCTCTATTTAATAGATTATAGTGTGCAAATATTAGAAGAAATGTATGAAAAAATCGATCTGAACGAAACGGATTTATTTAAAAGGATTGAAAATGTTGGCTTTCAAAAGTTAAAAGTTCAAAAAACACACCCTGAGATATTTGATTTTCTAAAATCTACAGTTAATGAGACATCAATAGAAGTGAAACCAATGATTGAAAGTAAATTATCTACTTTATATGAGCATGGGATGCAAAAGATATATTCCAATATAGATTATTCAAAGTTTCGTGATGATATAGATATAGAAAAAGCAACAGAAATACTAAATTGGACAATGTTAGGTTCTGGAGACAAAGCGATGCAACAAATAGAAACTTTTGAAGATATATCCCAATTTGGTGATCAATATTTAAAGGAATGGAACGCATACGCCCAAATATTAAAACGTGCATTTTATAAATAG
- a CDS encoding ABC transporter ATP-binding protein, with amino-acid sequence MEEIMKVNGLHKSFGKFKALQDVSFSINEGEVLGFIGPNGAGKSTTLRILLGSIKKDGGEAKIFGEDVWQQSIKIHKRLSYVPGDIALWGNLTGGEIIDLFMKLHGKGNQQKRDELIKRFELDPRKKAKGYSKGNRQKIGLIAALAVDSDLYIFDEPTSGLDPLMEVVFQKEVEKLKKAGKTILLSSHILSEVERLADRVAIIREGKVIETGTLDELRHLTRTKILIETEEDVTQLSTLQGVSDFSQSNNQATFTVDKKDLNHVFSKATQLNIKNVESKPPTLEELFIHHYEK; translated from the coding sequence ATGGAAGAAATTATGAAAGTCAATGGTTTGCACAAGTCTTTTGGTAAATTTAAAGCGTTGCAAGATGTTTCTTTTTCAATAAATGAGGGGGAAGTCTTAGGGTTTATTGGTCCTAACGGTGCTGGTAAGTCCACAACGTTGCGCATTTTATTAGGTTCCATTAAAAAAGACGGAGGGGAGGCTAAAATATTTGGCGAAGATGTTTGGCAACAAAGTATAAAAATTCATAAACGGTTATCTTATGTTCCAGGTGATATTGCGTTATGGGGTAATTTAACAGGTGGCGAAATTATCGATTTATTTATGAAATTACACGGTAAAGGAAACCAACAAAAACGTGACGAGCTTATTAAACGATTTGAATTAGATCCTAGAAAAAAAGCAAAAGGCTATTCCAAGGGGAATCGTCAAAAAATCGGTCTTATCGCAGCACTGGCAGTAGATTCAGATTTATATATTTTTGATGAGCCAACATCTGGTCTTGATCCGTTGATGGAAGTTGTGTTCCAAAAAGAAGTTGAAAAGCTTAAAAAAGCTGGAAAAACGATTTTACTATCTTCCCACATTTTAAGCGAGGTAGAACGTTTGGCAGATAGAGTTGCGATTATTAGAGAAGGCAAGGTAATTGAGACGGGCACACTCGATGAATTACGTCACTTAACGCGTACTAAAATATTAATCGAAACAGAGGAAGATGTTACGCAATTATCAACTTTACAAGGTGTCAGTGATTTCAGCCAGAGTAATAATCAAGCAACCTTTACGGTAGATAAGAAAGATCTTAACCATGTATTTAGTAAAGCGACGCAACTGAATATCAAAAATGTTGAATCAAAACCACCTACACTCGAAGAATTATTTATCCATCATTATGAGAAATAA
- a CDS encoding YitT family protein — protein MEYRVHLKNIFFCLLGTFLIAIGVNAFILASNLGEGGTVGISLNLKYTLGISPALSSLIINIIVIIIGWRYLSKTAAIYTLITVISSSFFIGLTEKFNLHIGSDFINCVFSGLLIGMGTGFVISARSTIGGTSVIAKIIDKYTEIKTSQALFILDTLIVLSFLLVLPVENVLYTIIMLFIVEKSMSFVIEGFNPKKAITIMSKYNKEISQQINVETGRGSTLLNGEGGYGQEKSQVLYVVVAQNQVGRIKKIVNANDENAFLVIHDVRDVLGNGFMKLN, from the coding sequence TTGGAATATCGTGTACATTTAAAAAATATTTTCTTTTGTTTGTTAGGGACATTTTTAATTGCAATTGGTGTAAATGCGTTTATACTTGCCTCTAACCTCGGTGAAGGTGGAACAGTAGGGATTTCGTTAAATCTTAAGTACACTTTAGGTATTTCACCAGCACTATCTTCTCTAATCATTAATATTATCGTTATTATTATTGGTTGGAGATATTTAAGCAAGACTGCTGCAATTTACACGTTAATCACTGTTATTTCAAGTTCGTTTTTTATTGGGTTAACAGAGAAATTCAATTTGCATATCGGTTCTGATTTTATAAATTGTGTATTTTCAGGCTTATTAATAGGTATGGGGACAGGTTTTGTCATTTCTGCTCGCAGTACGATAGGTGGCACTTCAGTTATTGCTAAGATTATAGACAAATATACTGAAATCAAGACATCTCAAGCTTTATTTATACTCGATACATTGATTGTACTTTCATTCTTGCTAGTCTTACCTGTTGAAAATGTATTATATACAATTATCATGTTGTTTATCGTAGAGAAAAGTATGTCCTTCGTCATTGAAGGGTTCAATCCTAAAAAAGCAATTACGATTATGTCGAAATATAATAAAGAAATCAGCCAACAAATTAATGTTGAGACGGGACGCGGTTCAACGTTATTAAATGGTGAAGGTGGATATGGCCAAGAAAAAAGCCAAGTTCTTTACGTTGTAGTCGCCCAAAACCAAGTTGGTCGTATTAAGAAGATTGTTAATGCGAATGATGAAAATGCATTTCTTGTTATTCACGACGTAAGAGATGTGTTAGGTAACGGCTTTATGAAATTAAATTAA